One window from the genome of Aeromonas sp. FDAARGOS 1405 encodes:
- a CDS encoding transglycosylase domain-containing protein: protein MGASEQTDLTQVASQDSSVQTSDGNPKRKRRPWWRWLFCFLFLLCLGAVIALVGYEMKTSKLQSQEISRYAAKLTYQVEPGQSKQIAFPEDGPFDKRLGYVQLPMMQERLLQRGYEVSKQVHFSDALYDYASRGFFVPYTEKVQAGLTLHDCRAEPFYQFKYPTHHYPDFDSIPPLVIQSLLFIENRDLLSNEEPLANPAVDWPRFAKAALSQVGKALDMQDQSAGGSTLATQVEKYRHSPDGLTLSPTEKIRQMASASVRAYRLGPETLEARKLVAWAYLNSVPLSAAPGYGEVHGLGDGLWVWFGANVDDVNRLLDPARNQNAPLAEQGLALRQVVSLMIAHRRPSYYLAQGREALATLTDSYLRLFVQEGMITPPLMEAALKAKITFRDFLQSPAITRVNNNKGLQVARTRLSRQLGVQLYDLDRMDLTADTSLNMPLQNEVSRYLQQLADPAFAAQVGLFGERLLSPEKTGDVRYSFTLFEKSPEGFKVRVQTDNTDQPFDINEGSKLELGSTAKLRVLTTYLEIVAELHDNYAGMPVENLRKLAAVSQDNLSRWAISYLMTAQDKSLPVMLEAALDRKYSASPNEGFFTGGGMHTFNNFRREDNNRIPTLRDSLRESINLPFVRLMRDIVRYSLYKEGNRAQLLKDDKDPRRQEYLAKFADKEGQTYLLRFWRKYRGKTPEEQLDTFLDGLKPSAVRLAAVHRYLMPEASEAAFAAFLAERLPREKLSAKRINQLYVSYGPGKYSLPDQGYIARVHPLELWLLAYLKEFDKATFADAVAASRDERQEVYSWLFKTRHRSARDSRIRTMLEVEAFLDIHQRWAKLGYPFDHLVPSLATALGSSGDRPAALAELMGIIQNGGIRSPTLRIEHLSFAKGTPFETEFEPQHTEGTRVMPAEVAAALRSALSKVVEGGTARRIAGAFTLQDGTVLQMGGKTGTGDNRIETVGRYGNVTSSLARNRTATFVFYLGDDHFGTLTAYVPGSQSDKFRFTSALPVQVLKGMAPLLMPYLQPGSHTQCLANQ, encoded by the coding sequence ATGGGCGCATCAGAACAGACGGATTTGACACAAGTGGCATCTCAAGATTCATCTGTCCAGACCTCGGACGGGAACCCAAAGCGCAAGCGCCGTCCCTGGTGGCGTTGGCTGTTCTGTTTTCTCTTTTTATTGTGCCTGGGGGCGGTGATCGCTCTGGTTGGCTATGAGATGAAAACCTCGAAGCTGCAATCTCAGGAGATTTCCCGCTATGCTGCCAAGCTCACCTATCAGGTCGAGCCTGGCCAGAGCAAACAGATCGCTTTCCCTGAGGATGGCCCGTTCGACAAGCGGCTCGGCTATGTGCAACTGCCGATGATGCAGGAGCGTTTGCTGCAGCGGGGCTATGAAGTCAGCAAGCAGGTGCATTTCTCCGACGCGCTCTATGACTACGCCAGTCGTGGCTTCTTCGTGCCCTATACCGAGAAGGTGCAGGCCGGTTTGACGCTGCACGATTGCCGCGCCGAGCCCTTCTATCAATTCAAGTATCCGACCCATCACTATCCGGATTTTGACTCCATTCCGCCGCTCGTCATCCAGTCGCTGCTGTTTATCGAGAACCGCGACTTGCTGAGCAACGAAGAGCCGTTGGCCAACCCGGCAGTCGACTGGCCCCGTTTTGCCAAGGCCGCGCTCTCTCAGGTGGGCAAGGCGCTCGATATGCAGGATCAATCTGCCGGTGGCAGTACCTTGGCGACCCAGGTGGAGAAGTATCGCCACTCGCCGGACGGGCTGACCCTGTCGCCGACCGAGAAGATCCGTCAGATGGCCTCTGCCAGCGTGCGGGCCTATCGTCTCGGGCCGGAAACCCTCGAAGCGCGCAAACTGGTCGCCTGGGCCTACCTCAACTCGGTACCGCTCTCGGCTGCGCCAGGATATGGTGAAGTCCATGGTCTGGGAGATGGTCTCTGGGTCTGGTTTGGTGCCAACGTCGATGATGTGAACCGTCTGTTGGATCCCGCCCGCAACCAGAACGCGCCGCTGGCCGAGCAGGGGCTTGCCCTGCGTCAGGTTGTCTCTTTGATGATTGCGCACCGCCGTCCCTCTTACTATCTGGCTCAGGGGCGAGAGGCATTGGCTACCCTGACCGACAGCTACCTGCGCCTGTTTGTGCAGGAGGGAATGATCACGCCACCTCTGATGGAGGCGGCGCTCAAGGCCAAGATTACGTTCCGTGACTTCCTGCAGTCCCCGGCTATCACCCGGGTGAACAACAACAAGGGGTTGCAGGTTGCCCGTACTCGCCTGAGCCGTCAGCTCGGGGTGCAGCTCTATGACCTCGACCGGATGGATCTGACGGCCGATACCAGCCTCAACATGCCGCTGCAAAATGAAGTATCCCGTTATCTGCAGCAGTTGGCCGATCCGGCGTTTGCCGCCCAGGTAGGGCTGTTTGGCGAGCGCCTGCTCTCGCCTGAGAAGACGGGCGATGTGCGCTACAGCTTCACCCTGTTCGAGAAATCGCCGGAAGGGTTCAAGGTGCGGGTGCAGACCGACAACACCGATCAGCCGTTCGATATCAACGAAGGCTCCAAGCTGGAGTTGGGCTCAACCGCCAAGTTGCGGGTGCTGACCACCTATCTGGAGATTGTGGCCGAGCTGCACGACAACTATGCCGGGATGCCGGTCGAGAATCTGCGTAAATTGGCTGCCGTCTCTCAGGACAACCTCAGCCGCTGGGCCATCTCCTATCTGATGACGGCTCAGGACAAGAGCCTGCCTGTGATGCTGGAAGCTGCGCTGGATCGCAAATACTCCGCCAGCCCCAATGAGGGGTTCTTTACCGGTGGCGGCATGCACACCTTCAACAACTTCCGCCGCGAGGATAACAATCGTATTCCGACGTTGCGTGACTCTCTACGTGAGTCGATTAACTTGCCCTTTGTGCGGCTGATGCGCGATATCGTGCGCTACAGCCTCTACAAGGAGGGCAACCGTGCCCAGTTGCTGAAGGACGACAAGGATCCCCGTCGTCAGGAGTATCTGGCCAAATTTGCCGACAAAGAGGGCCAGACCTATCTGCTGCGCTTCTGGCGTAAATATCGCGGCAAGACCCCCGAGGAGCAGCTTGATACCTTCCTCGACGGTCTCAAGCCGAGTGCGGTACGTCTGGCGGCGGTTCACCGCTACCTGATGCCGGAAGCCAGCGAAGCCGCATTTGCTGCCTTCCTGGCGGAGCGGTTGCCGCGGGAAAAGCTGAGTGCGAAACGGATCAATCAGCTCTATGTGAGCTATGGCCCGGGCAAGTATTCACTGCCGGATCAGGGCTACATCGCCCGGGTTCACCCGCTGGAGCTGTGGTTGCTGGCCTATCTCAAGGAGTTTGACAAGGCAACCTTTGCCGATGCCGTTGCTGCCAGCCGTGACGAACGCCAGGAGGTCTACAGCTGGTTGTTCAAGACCCGTCATCGCAGTGCTCGTGATAGCCGGATCCGCACCATGCTGGAGGTGGAAGCGTTTCTCGATATTCATCAGCGCTGGGCCAAGCTTGGTTATCCGTTCGACCATCTGGTGCCGTCCTTGGCTACCGCCTTGGGGAGCTCCGGTGATCGTCCGGCTGCACTGGCCGAGCTGATGGGCATAATCCAGAATGGTGGCATCCGTTCGCCGACCCTGCGGATCGAGCACCTCTCGTTTGCCAAGGGGACTCCCTTCGAGACCGAGTTTGAGCCACAACACACCGAGGGAACCCGAGTGATGCCGGCAGAGGTGGCGGCAGCCCTGCGCAGTGCGCTCTCCAAGGTGGTGGAAGGGGGCACAGCAAGACGTATCGCCGGTGCTTTTACTCTGCAGGACGGCACTGTGTTGCAGATGGGGGGCAAGACCGGCACCGGTGATAACCGGATTGAAACAGTAGGCCGTTATGGCAATGTGACCAGCTCGCTGGCGCGCAACCGAACCGCGACCTTCGTTTTCTATCTGGGGGATGATCACTTCGGTACCCTGACCGCCTATGTACCGGGTAGCCAGTCCGACAAGTTCCGCTTCACATCTGCACTGCCGGTGCAGGTGCTCAAGGGCATGGCTCCCCTGCTGATGCCTTACCTGCAACCAGGTTCCCATACCCAGTGTCTGGCGAACCAGTGA
- the yidA gene encoding sugar-phosphatase: MYKLIALDMDGTLLNPQGQITPRTHAAISAARAKGVTVVLASGRPLEGMSRYLEELGLTTEHDYVICYNGALVQQVADQRIIRSQLLTGSDASAIAKLADELEVNVHGFSVTRGLISPRVSTYTEHESRLIGMPINLIDFATLPADEQIMKVMMIDEPPQLSRAIERLPAELYERYTVVQSAPFFLEFMNKHSNKGTGVAALAEHLGLTAAQVICVGDAGNDRHMIEYAGLGVAMGNATDEIKDLAQHTTARNDEDGVAQVIEQFVLNT; encoded by the coding sequence ATGTACAAGCTGATCGCATTGGATATGGATGGCACCCTGCTCAACCCGCAGGGCCAAATTACTCCCCGCACCCACGCCGCCATCAGCGCCGCGCGCGCCAAAGGGGTAACCGTAGTGTTGGCCTCTGGCCGTCCACTGGAAGGCATGAGCCGCTATCTGGAAGAACTCGGCCTCACCACAGAGCATGACTACGTCATCTGCTACAACGGCGCCCTGGTACAACAGGTTGCCGATCAGCGCATCATCCGCAGCCAGCTGCTGACCGGCAGTGACGCCAGCGCCATCGCCAAACTGGCCGACGAGCTGGAGGTTAACGTCCACGGTTTCTCGGTCACCCGTGGCCTGATCAGCCCCCGTGTCAGCACCTACACCGAGCACGAATCCCGCCTGATCGGCATGCCGATCAATCTGATCGACTTCGCCACCCTGCCTGCCGACGAGCAGATCATGAAGGTGATGATGATCGACGAGCCGCCCCAGCTCTCCCGCGCCATCGAGCGACTGCCCGCAGAGCTCTATGAACGCTATACCGTGGTACAGAGCGCCCCCTTCTTCCTCGAGTTCATGAACAAGCACAGCAACAAGGGGACCGGCGTTGCCGCGCTGGCCGAGCACCTTGGCCTGACCGCCGCTCAGGTGATCTGCGTCGGAGATGCGGGTAACGATCGCCACATGATCGAGTACGCTGGCCTCGGGGTTGCGATGGGGAATGCCACCGACGAGATCAAGGATCTCGCCCAGCACACCACTGCCCGCAACGATGAAGATGGTGTGGCCCAGGTGATCGAGCAGTTCGTACTGAACACCTGA
- a CDS encoding DUF342 domain-containing protein produces MLSKEWLLLSSDMELVCLRIAAGLTKPVTEQDVQALLLASNCRRYQPLPEGIKQAISLLNTLLTNPAAPVPANPIPIGKRQDARLAVIVEKDRMSAIAQITADWGGKYVTLEQLKETIAISEIKQGVSEQLLTAAIQSAKEAAPGSQLKLVIANGQPAVNGQDTRYERLVETPAERILKPQELDHGKVDLRDLGSIVTVKAGAQLMRRHPATVGVPGFTVTGQDLPAKDGKDSPMSAGEGTFISPDDPDLLIASRAGLPCQEKAGMKVDEVLSVKQVDARHGHIAFEGGLIVSGDVNPGMKIRVSGDIVIGGFIEGGWIEAGGSITVRHGIIGRRNEQGEYLCQLNAQGEIHASYAQYAQLEAGGDIQIQSQLSHCYTRSGRDIKVGDTNMRKGNLLGGTSIANRLIMAPSLGAEAANHTRLQILGGYFTHKEQEHQLKLRQLECQAQLDKVKALVMKLLQLPSDKRNPDTLRKLKPIRDHQLAELTLIHEQITANNEDMQNLMAQMEVIATQHLFSGIEVEMACFKRKVTITRGPTRLTIHDDTLEMTPYEGHK; encoded by the coding sequence GTGTTAAGCAAAGAGTGGTTGCTGCTATCAAGCGATATGGAACTGGTCTGCCTGCGGATTGCCGCCGGTCTCACCAAACCTGTCACGGAACAGGATGTGCAGGCTCTGCTGCTCGCTTCCAACTGTCGCCGCTATCAGCCGCTGCCCGAGGGGATCAAACAGGCCATCAGCCTGCTTAATACCCTGCTCACCAACCCTGCCGCCCCCGTCCCTGCCAACCCCATCCCCATCGGCAAGCGTCAGGATGCCCGACTCGCCGTAATAGTGGAGAAGGATCGCATGAGCGCCATCGCCCAGATCACTGCCGACTGGGGGGGCAAGTATGTGACGCTGGAACAGCTGAAAGAGACGATCGCCATCAGCGAAATCAAACAGGGGGTGAGTGAGCAACTGCTCACCGCTGCCATCCAGTCAGCCAAGGAGGCCGCCCCCGGCAGTCAGCTCAAGCTGGTGATTGCCAACGGCCAGCCTGCCGTCAATGGTCAGGACACTCGCTATGAGCGGCTGGTGGAGACACCGGCCGAGCGGATCCTCAAGCCGCAAGAACTGGATCATGGCAAAGTCGATCTGCGAGATCTTGGTTCCATCGTCACCGTCAAGGCAGGGGCCCAGCTGATGCGCCGCCATCCTGCCACCGTCGGGGTGCCCGGCTTTACCGTGACAGGTCAGGACTTGCCTGCCAAGGATGGTAAAGACAGTCCAATGAGTGCTGGCGAGGGAACCTTCATCTCCCCCGACGATCCCGACTTGTTGATCGCCAGTAGGGCTGGCCTGCCCTGCCAGGAGAAAGCAGGTATGAAAGTGGACGAGGTACTCAGTGTCAAGCAGGTGGATGCCCGCCACGGCCACATTGCGTTTGAGGGGGGATTAATCGTCAGCGGCGACGTCAACCCGGGCATGAAAATACGGGTCAGCGGTGACATCGTCATCGGTGGATTTATCGAAGGAGGTTGGATCGAAGCAGGGGGCAGCATTACGGTACGGCACGGTATCATTGGCCGCCGCAACGAGCAGGGAGAGTACCTTTGCCAGCTCAATGCCCAAGGGGAGATCCACGCCAGCTATGCCCAATACGCGCAGCTGGAAGCGGGTGGAGATATACAAATCCAGAGCCAGCTCAGCCACTGCTACACCCGCAGTGGACGGGATATCAAGGTGGGTGACACTAACATGCGTAAAGGCAATCTGCTGGGTGGAACCAGCATTGCCAATCGTCTAATCATGGCCCCCAGCCTGGGGGCCGAGGCCGCCAACCATACCCGGCTGCAGATCCTCGGTGGCTACTTCACCCACAAGGAACAGGAACACCAACTCAAGTTGCGCCAGCTGGAGTGTCAGGCCCAGCTCGACAAGGTCAAGGCACTGGTGATGAAACTGCTGCAACTGCCCAGCGATAAACGCAATCCTGATACCTTGCGCAAGCTCAAACCAATCCGCGATCACCAGCTGGCGGAGCTGACCCTCATCCACGAACAGATCACGGCAAACAATGAAGATATGCAGAACTTGATGGCGCAAATGGAGGTCATTGCCACCCAGCATCTGTTCTCCGGCATCGAGGTCGAGATGGCCTGCTTTAAACGCAAGGTTACCATCACCCGAGGCCCCACCCGTCTGACCATTCATGATGACACGTTGGAGATGACCCCTTACGAGGGGCACAAATAG
- a CDS encoding CinA family nicotinamide mononucleotide deamidase-related protein codes for MRIEIISTGDEIVTGLVVDTNAAWLSALLLEQGWQVRRRLTVGDNLTDLKTVLQESASRAEVVLVCGGLGPTADDLTAQAAAEAFDQPLTLFPEWLATIEARYASRGRPMAQSNAKQAWLPQGSEILDNPVGTACGFVVRSGQSQLFFTPGVPFEFKQMVREQILPRLKQLAGAQVDTELRRFYTFGVSESALSDMLDADPWPAGIELGYRSSMPLIELKLIGHDASTADMESAERRLLDTIRPWLVGSGDTEPAQQILALLQGKPLALLEGESGGALLALCHGHPRLEANFSTQLADELAQLPTADAGLQLTIGREGTEGVPLLLSADGKHVGQTVKVSHPDPESRRKILAFAALDMLRRHMLGEPVLGDYLTLARTAQRS; via the coding sequence ATGCGTATCGAGATCATCAGTACCGGAGATGAAATAGTGACGGGTCTGGTGGTGGATACCAACGCGGCCTGGCTCAGCGCTCTGCTGCTGGAGCAGGGCTGGCAGGTGCGCCGTCGCCTGACGGTAGGGGACAACCTCACCGACCTGAAAACGGTGCTGCAAGAGAGTGCCAGCCGCGCCGAGGTGGTGCTGGTGTGTGGCGGACTCGGGCCCACTGCCGATGACCTGACCGCTCAGGCGGCAGCTGAAGCCTTTGACCAGCCACTCACCCTCTTCCCCGAATGGCTCGCTACCATCGAAGCGCGCTACGCCAGCCGTGGCCGCCCCATGGCACAAAGCAATGCCAAACAGGCATGGCTGCCACAGGGGAGCGAGATCCTCGACAACCCGGTCGGCACCGCCTGCGGCTTTGTGGTGCGAAGTGGCCAGAGTCAGCTCTTCTTCACCCCGGGCGTGCCGTTCGAGTTCAAACAGATGGTGCGCGAGCAAATTCTGCCGCGCCTCAAACAGCTGGCCGGGGCACAAGTCGATACCGAGCTGCGTCGCTTTTACACCTTCGGCGTCTCGGAGTCGGCCCTCAGCGATATGCTGGATGCCGACCCCTGGCCAGCCGGCATCGAGCTGGGTTACCGCTCCTCCATGCCCCTTATCGAGCTGAAACTGATCGGCCACGACGCCAGTACCGCTGACATGGAGAGTGCCGAGCGCCGACTGCTGGATACGATCCGTCCCTGGCTGGTTGGCAGCGGAGATACGGAACCGGCGCAGCAGATCCTGGCGCTGCTGCAAGGCAAACCGCTGGCTCTGCTGGAGGGAGAGAGTGGCGGCGCCCTGCTGGCGCTTTGTCACGGCCATCCCAGGCTGGAGGCCAACTTCAGTACGCAACTGGCCGATGAGCTGGCGCAACTGCCGACCGCCGATGCGGGCCTGCAACTGACCATAGGGCGAGAGGGCACTGAGGGTGTACCACTGCTACTCAGCGCCGATGGAAAACACGTCGGTCAGACGGTCAAGGTCAGCCACCCCGACCCGGAGAGTCGCCGCAAGATCCTCGCCTTTGCCGCCCTCGACATGCTGCGCCGCCATATGCTGGGTGAGCCGGTGCTCGGCGATTACCTCACCCTGGCCAGAACAGCCCAGCGCAGCTGA
- a CDS encoding DUF3391 domain-containing protein, whose translation MTGIKISVDRLQVGNYVSLPLGWREHPFLFSSFKIKSEEEIELIRRLGLKLVTIIPDKSDVPPKPLNQVQPQQQESADAAQRQARMQQEKDQRIEQLQQYRRNLQQCEKQFQQSLAQVRSVMSKIQSRPLNAIGEAQELVNAMTEQLLSVDEMVLHLVSDSEDGNNLYFHSLNVSVLSMLLAKECCMTADEIRQVGMGALFHDIGKLKIPSQILRKTEPLTKPEQNLMAQHPRYGLDLLNLAKDFPAEAKGIVLHHHEYLDGSGPEGLKGGQLDPLTQMVSLINEYDNLCHMQAKVPYSALSGLYKQRKAQFNPEYLSMLIRLMGIYPPGSVVQLSNGQVGLVMSVNASRLLYPSVLVYDPRIPRQEAAIIDLQQAELSIAKVIHPKRLPPAVFEYLNPRTRISYYFEHNKA comes from the coding sequence ATGACCGGTATCAAGATTTCCGTAGATCGACTGCAAGTCGGCAACTATGTATCCCTGCCACTGGGGTGGCGCGAACACCCGTTCCTGTTTTCCAGCTTCAAGATCAAAAGTGAAGAAGAGATCGAGCTGATCCGCCGTCTCGGCCTGAAACTGGTCACCATCATTCCCGACAAGAGCGACGTTCCGCCCAAGCCCCTCAATCAGGTACAGCCTCAGCAACAAGAGAGCGCAGACGCCGCACAGCGGCAAGCCCGAATGCAGCAGGAGAAGGATCAGCGTATAGAGCAGTTGCAACAGTATCGCCGCAATTTGCAGCAGTGCGAGAAGCAGTTCCAGCAGTCGCTGGCCCAGGTGCGCAGCGTGATGAGCAAGATCCAGTCCCGCCCCCTCAATGCCATCGGCGAGGCACAGGAGCTGGTCAACGCCATGACCGAGCAACTGCTCTCGGTGGACGAGATGGTGCTCCATCTGGTCTCCGACAGCGAGGATGGCAACAACCTCTACTTCCACTCCCTCAATGTGAGCGTGCTCAGCATGCTGCTGGCCAAGGAGTGCTGCATGACGGCCGACGAGATCCGTCAGGTCGGCATGGGGGCGCTGTTCCACGATATCGGCAAGTTGAAGATCCCGAGCCAGATCCTGCGCAAGACCGAGCCGCTGACCAAGCCGGAGCAGAACCTGATGGCCCAGCACCCGCGCTACGGGCTGGATCTGCTCAATCTGGCCAAGGATTTCCCGGCCGAGGCGAAGGGGATCGTGCTCCATCACCATGAATATCTCGATGGCAGCGGGCCGGAAGGGCTCAAGGGTGGCCAGCTCGATCCGCTGACCCAGATGGTGTCGCTGATCAACGAGTACGATAACCTCTGCCACATGCAGGCCAAGGTGCCCTACTCAGCCCTGAGCGGCCTCTACAAGCAGCGCAAGGCGCAGTTTAATCCGGAGTACCTCAGCATGCTGATCCGGCTGATGGGGATCTACCCCCCCGGCAGCGTGGTGCAGCTCTCCAACGGTCAGGTGGGACTGGTGATGTCGGTCAACGCTTCCCGCCTGCTCTACCCCTCGGTGCTGGTCTACGATCCGCGCATTCCCCGTCAGGAAGCCGCCATCATCGACCTGCAGCAAGCCGAACTGTCGATCGCCAAGGTGATCCACCCCAAACGGCTGCCGCCCGCCGTGTTCGAGTACCTCAATCCGCGTACCCGGATCAGCTACTACTTCGAGCACAACAAAGCCTGA
- the metA gene encoding homoserine O-succinyltransferase: protein MPIKIPDQLPAAEVLGQENIFVMTESRAVTQNIRPLRVLILNLMPKKIETEIQLMRMLSNSPLQVDVDLLRIDDRESKNTPQAHLENFYHDFEQVRGNNYDGMIITGAPLGLVEFEEVVYWPRIVEIIEWSHQHVTSTLFLCWAVQAALKALYGMEKQTHGEKLSGVYRHHRLDEHEPLLRGFDDEFVAPHSRYAAFDGDLIRAHTDLQIFAESEEAGVYLAATKDCRQVFVTGHPEYDALTLDGEYQRDLAAGLDPAIPVNYYPNNDPGKTPRASWRSHGHLLFANWLNYYVYQLTSYRVEDIGKVFTYDQGGK, encoded by the coding sequence ATGCCGATCAAGATCCCGGATCAGTTACCCGCCGCCGAAGTGCTGGGGCAGGAGAACATCTTCGTGATGACGGAATCCCGGGCCGTCACCCAGAACATCCGCCCGCTGCGGGTGTTGATCCTCAATCTGATGCCCAAGAAAATTGAGACCGAGATCCAGCTGATGCGGATGCTCTCCAACTCGCCGCTGCAGGTGGATGTGGATCTGTTGCGCATTGATGACAGGGAGTCAAAGAACACACCTCAGGCCCACCTCGAGAACTTCTATCACGACTTCGAACAGGTGCGTGGCAACAACTACGACGGCATGATCATCACCGGGGCGCCGCTTGGGCTGGTGGAGTTCGAGGAGGTGGTCTACTGGCCGCGCATTGTCGAGATCATCGAGTGGTCCCATCAGCACGTGACCTCCACTCTGTTTCTCTGCTGGGCGGTGCAGGCGGCGCTTAAAGCCTTGTATGGCATGGAGAAGCAGACCCACGGCGAGAAGCTCTCCGGGGTTTATCGCCACCACCGCCTCGACGAGCACGAACCGCTGCTGCGTGGTTTCGATGACGAGTTTGTCGCGCCCCACTCCCGCTATGCGGCGTTTGATGGCGATTTGATCCGCGCCCACACCGATCTGCAGATTTTTGCCGAGTCAGAAGAGGCGGGGGTTTATCTGGCGGCGACCAAGGATTGTCGTCAGGTGTTTGTCACCGGGCATCCGGAGTACGACGCCCTGACTCTCGATGGGGAGTACCAACGGGATCTGGCGGCGGGCCTTGACCCGGCTATTCCGGTCAACTACTACCCGAATAACGATCCGGGCAAGACCCCGCGCGCCAGCTGGCGCAGCCATGGTCATCTGCTGTTTGCCAACTGGCTCAACTACTACGTCTATCAGCTCACCAGCTATCGGGTGGAGGATATCGGCAAGGTCTTCACCTATGACCAAGGGGGCAAGTAG
- a CDS encoding cyclin-dependent kinase inhibitor 3 family protein: MHPYHPFWSLEVPRVDGQLLLTPCPGTQQVPLTLALDQLRLAGAHGVVTLMTSAELTRLELAQLGQQVEHEGMRWLHLPIEDDLAPDAAFEAAWQQALPQLRELLGDGKHLVIHCKGGSGRTGLVAAALLMTLGQPQQEAMAAIKAHRPKAFTLACHRQWLDQLAQRLELGD, encoded by the coding sequence ATGCACCCGTATCACCCTTTCTGGAGCCTTGAGGTTCCCCGTGTCGATGGTCAGCTGCTGCTGACCCCCTGCCCCGGCACCCAGCAGGTGCCGCTGACCCTGGCGCTCGATCAACTGCGGCTGGCCGGTGCCCACGGGGTGGTGACCCTGATGACGAGCGCCGAGTTGACCCGACTCGAACTGGCGCAGCTCGGCCAGCAGGTCGAGCACGAAGGAATGCGCTGGCTCCACCTGCCCATCGAGGATGATCTGGCCCCCGATGCAGCCTTCGAGGCCGCCTGGCAACAGGCGCTGCCGCAGCTGCGCGAGCTGCTGGGGGATGGCAAACATCTGGTCATCCACTGCAAAGGGGGCAGCGGTCGTACCGGTCTGGTCGCCGCCGCGCTGCTGATGACCCTCGGCCAGCCACAGCAAGAAGCGATGGCCGCTATCAAGGCCCACAGACCCAAGGCGTTTACCCTGGCCTGCCACCGCCAATGGCTCGACCAGCTGGCCCAGCGGCTGGAGCTGGGCGACTGA
- a CDS encoding Lrp/AsnC family transcriptional regulator — translation MRNLDQLDLDILAHLFRDAGMTNKDLAALVGVAPSTCLERVRKLQQDGVLKGAHCEVDYQALGGHIQAMVSLQLARHSRQIIDAFRDAILALPEVISLFHMGGKDDFLVHLCVSDTEHLRNFVFDHFTSREEVVHLETSLVFEHKFSRSLPCFPQP, via the coding sequence ATGAGAAACCTGGATCAACTGGATTTGGATATCCTGGCCCATCTGTTTCGGGATGCGGGCATGACCAACAAAGATCTGGCCGCGTTGGTGGGCGTTGCCCCCTCCACCTGTCTGGAACGGGTGCGCAAGTTGCAGCAGGATGGCGTGCTCAAGGGGGCGCACTGCGAAGTGGATTATCAGGCCCTCGGGGGTCACATTCAGGCCATGGTCTCCCTGCAGCTGGCCCGGCACAGCCGCCAGATCATCGATGCCTTCCGCGATGCCATTCTGGCGCTGCCCGAAGTGATCAGTCTGTTCCACATGGGGGGCAAGGATGATTTTCTGGTGCACCTGTGTGTCTCCGATACCGAGCACCTGCGCAACTTCGTCTTCGATCACTTCACCTCCCGCGAAGAGGTGGTGCACCTCGAAACCTCGCTGGTGTTCGAGCACAAGTTCAGTCGCTCCCTGCCCTGCTTTCCCCAACCATAA